From the Haladaptatus sp. DJG-WS-42 genome, the window GTTCGCCCGCAAAGTCGTTTTTATCGAAATGGTGTCATGTAGAGTTGGCAAGCCGTTCGGGTGGTTTTTTATCAATTGATTTCGTCCCGAGGTGTATGCGCGTCGCGTTCGTCTCGTCTCACACAACCGATAGACGAGACACCCCAGGCAACCGCCGGGTTCGCAGAGTCGCAGAAGGGCTCTCACAGAAGGGCCATGAGGTTGCCGTGTTCTGTACCCAGTGGTGGGAGGGTGAGACCGTAACCGAGTTCGAGCGAGACGGTGTCACCTACCACGCCGTCACCGACACCCCCGCCCCGCTCACGTTCGCGACCAAACTCCCGTTTGCCCTCTCGTCGTTCAACCCTGACATCATCCACGCCACCCCGACGCCACCGGCACAGGTGGTTGGCGCGCGACTGACAACGTTGTTCTCGCGGACGCCAGTGCTGGTCGATTGGTACGGCGACGACGACCCACCAGACTCATGGCGCGGGCGGTATCCGGCTCGTGCGCCAACGGCGGTCATCACGCCCTCACGGATGGTGAGCACGTGGGTCAGAGAAAGCGGGGCGTCTGCAGAGGCTGTCGAAATCATCCCTCAGGGGGTCGATATATCTCTGATAGCGGACACGGACCCGAACGATGGCGTCGATGTCGTCACCGCCAGTCGCATGGATGACCACGCGAACCTCGACAGCCTGTTTCTCGCGCTCGCAGAGCTTCGTGACCGCGACTGGCACGCAGTCGTCATCGGTGATGGGCCGAATCGAGCAGCCTTCGAGCAACAGGCTGGAGACCTCAGAATCGCAGATCGGATCACGTTCACCGGGTCGCTCACGCCCGCAGAGCGGGTGGCCTACTACAAAGGCGCACACGTGTTCACCCACACAGCCACGCGGACGCCGTTTGCCACCGAACTGCTCTGGGGACTCGCGTGTGGGTGTATCGGCATCGTTGAGTACCACACCAATTCTGCGGCCCACGAACTCGTCGAAGGCTTAAAACGGGGTTTTCGCGCAACCTCACCGCCGGAAATCGCAAACGCAATCGAAGAAGCCGGGTCGCTCGACACGCGACCGACAGACGAGCGCTTTTTCAAGTACAGTCACGACGCGATGCTCGAACGCTATCTCACCTGTTATTCTGCGGTACGCGACGATGCTGGGCTCTTTTAACTCGACAATACGAGAGGGCGTGGGACATGGTTCAGCCCCCCTCTAAGCGTGTGACGCCACGTGTGAGCATCCTCTCCAGACACACGCCCTCGCTTCCCGCGGTCTGCGTACACCCCACGAGTCATACGCGTCTGTGCGCGGGCAGGTATCTAGTAACACACCAAATGTTTGTTTATTTCGGTTGTCTGTTTAACGGTTTTATTACCTCCGCTCGCGCACATCACTGCCGTTAAGCGAGCGAACGGAATGGTAAATTGTCTTCTTTATCGCCGGGCGGAGGCGTTTTGAAACTGCCTGTGGCGTGATGCCGAGTTCGTCGCTGAGTTCGTCAAGCGACACGAGTCGAGGGCTTTCGAAGTAGCCCTTTTTCACGGCCAAAATGAGCGCTTCTTGCTGTTCTTCAGTGAGTGTGACGGGCATGTCTGTGCCTTCTATCGCGTCAAGCGTGGCGATGCGCTCGACTTCGACCGGGATGTCGTAGGTGTCACAGGCGGTGTGAAACGCCGTCACTGAATCGTGGTTCTGGAAGCGAACGCGAAAAAACCAGCTGTCGTCTCCATGCGCTTCAAGAACCGTCCCACCCGTCTCGAGAAGGGCGGTCAGCAGACGCTCTGAGGGCTGCGTACAGACAACGCGGTAGAGCAATCGGTCATCAATCTGGTCGAGTAAGGTGAGCGATTCAATCTCGGGCGACGCCGTGACGAGTCGCTCGAACGATGCTGCCGCAGCGCCGGACACCCAGATGTAGGGAACCGGTTGCTCGCCAAGTGGGACGATTCGTTCGAGTTCGATATGGATGCCCGTTGACTGCGTGAGCGCAGACCCAAACATGAACGACTCCGAGGGGAGGACGAACTCGAGGATAGTGCTCATACAATATGTAGAACACCAACCAATAGAACTGTTTGCGTGTTGAGAACTACGAGTCCAGTGTCGTGTGCTCACTCGAATTTGGTTGGGTCGCGCGCCGCCTGTGCCGCCCGAACCGCGGCGACGTTTGCGTTCACGTCGTGGACACGCACGATGTCCGCGCCGCGTTCGACCGCGAGCGTCGTCCCAGCGATGGTCGCAGGCAAGCGGTCGTCGTCTTTCTCTCCGAGAATGTCGAACATCGACTTGTGTGAGTGCCCAATCAGGACGGGACACCCGAGCGCGTGTAACTCGCCCGCCCGCCCGAGCAACTCGAAGTTTTCTGTAGCCGATTTTCCGAAGCCAAGACCGGGGTCGACGATGATTTTCCGCCGGTCGAGCCCAGCTTTCTCTGCGAGCAGCACTTTCTCGTTTAACTCCGCGATGACGTCTTCGACCACGTCGTCGTACTCCACAGTGTGTTCGGGGATGACGGGCGCATCG encodes:
- a CDS encoding glycosyltransferase family 4 protein — protein: MRVAFVSSHTTDRRDTPGNRRVRRVAEGLSQKGHEVAVFCTQWWEGETVTEFERDGVTYHAVTDTPAPLTFATKLPFALSSFNPDIIHATPTPPAQVVGARLTTLFSRTPVLVDWYGDDDPPDSWRGRYPARAPTAVITPSRMVSTWVRESGASAEAVEIIPQGVDISLIADTDPNDGVDVVTASRMDDHANLDSLFLALAELRDRDWHAVVIGDGPNRAAFEQQAGDLRIADRITFTGSLTPAERVAYYKGAHVFTHTATRTPFATELLWGLACGCIGIVEYHTNSAAHELVEGLKRGFRATSPPEIANAIEEAGSLDTRPTDERFFKYSHDAMLERYLTCYSAVRDDAGLF
- a CDS encoding helix-turn-helix domain-containing protein produces the protein MSTILEFVLPSESFMFGSALTQSTGIHIELERIVPLGEQPVPYIWVSGAAAASFERLVTASPEIESLTLLDQIDDRLLYRVVCTQPSERLLTALLETGGTVLEAHGDDSWFFRVRFQNHDSVTAFHTACDTYDIPVEVERIATLDAIEGTDMPVTLTEEQQEALILAVKKGYFESPRLVSLDELSDELGITPQAVSKRLRPAIKKTIYHSVRSLNGSDVRERR